Proteins encoded by one window of Bubalus bubalis isolate 160015118507 breed Murrah chromosome 4, NDDB_SH_1, whole genome shotgun sequence:
- the LOC102390049 gene encoding olfactory receptor 8S1-like, which yields MEAGNTSTVTFFILQGLSNNPHIQVVLFVIFMVIYLLILIVNLLMLLVIRTDSHLHTPMYFFLSHLSFLDAFYASVIVPKLLKNLLSKWNTISFLDCFIQIFFVIFLGGTETCLLSVMAYDRYQAVCHPLLYVVTMKKKVCAVLAGASWAIGMGTGLLNTILLAQQHFCGPNLIHSFACELPPVLLLACSDPYMSVASILTTMVVLGLGTFVILVGSYTHIILTALGTNSATGWNKIFSTCSSHFLVVIIFYGSGIFRYMTPASGSALEQVLSMQYSVVTPLLNPLIYSLKNQEVKAALRRRLARKPRFTF from the exons ATGGAAGCTGGCAACACATCCACAGTCACTTTCTTTATTCTCCAAGGACTATCCAACAACCCTCACATTCAGGTAGTACTCTTTGTAATATTCATGGTGATTTACCTCCTGATCCTCATAGTGaacctgctgatgctgctggtgatTAGGActgactcccacctccacacccccatgtacttcttcctcagtcACCTCTCCTTCCTGGATGCTTTCTATGCCTCAGTCATTGTGCCTAAGTTGCTAAAGAACCTGCTTTCCAAGTGGAACACTATATCCTTTCTTGACTGTTTCATCCAGATCTTCTTTGTTATATTTCTTGGGGGCACTGAAACTTGCCTCCTTTCAGTCATGGCCTATGACCGGTACCAGGCTGTGTGCCACCCGCTGCTGTATGTGGTGACCATGAAGAAGAAGGTGTGTGCTGTCCTGGCAGGAGCCTCCTGGGCCATAGGAATGGGGACTGGCCTGCTTAACACCATCCTCCTAGCTCAGCAGCACTTCTGTGGCCCCAACCTTATTCACAGTTTTGCCTGTGAGCTTCCTCCAGTGCTCCTGTTGGCCTGTTCTGACCCCTACATGAGCGTTGCCTCCATCCTGACCACCATGGTGGTCCTGGGCCTTGGCACTTTTGTCATATTGGTGGGTTCTTACACCCATATTATCCTGACAGCCCTGGGAACGAACTCTGCCACAGGTTGGAACAAGATCTTCTCTACCTGCTCATCCCATTTTCTTGTGGTCATCATCTTTTATGGTTCTGGAATTTTCAG GTACATGACTCCAGCTTCTGGCTCAGCCCTGGAGCAAGTGCTATCCATGCAGTACAGTGTGGTGACCCCGCTGCTGAACCCGCTTATTTACAGTTTGAAGAACCAGGAGGTGAAGGCAGCTCTTAGGAGGAGGTTGGCCAGGAAACCTAGGTTTACCTTCTAA